In one window of Lacticaseibacillus casei DSM 20011 = JCM 1134 = ATCC 393 DNA:
- the xerS gene encoding tyrosine recombinase XerS: MSTQNYPKLIHAMLPSLPDYIQDYYHSQKAIPIADSTLYQYLHFYQEFLDWLIASGVTTATSPQSVPLETLEHLSLRDAQAFMAYLLERPSKTHPNKRMTRRSVALRLVGIKALYRFLTEESEPHEDGEPYFYRNVWNKVKLKTHAETTAYRNHKLQEMLFVDGEDAKFLHWLDQVYAHQLPSKQRAYFNAAKQRNLAIIALLFGSGVRVSELVNMNLEDLNMDRHTVQVVRKGNFQDRVNFADWIDPYLTAYLQQRAAIIGYQKPTSPLFVTQVGQTVKRIRQNTIEAFFKRYTTAYGRPSTPHKARHTLGTNIYTVTKDVQQVADQLGQTTTSATDLYINLSDKRGKAALREVSETAAKALDRHTQQPHEN; encoded by the coding sequence TTGTCGACTCAGAATTATCCAAAATTAATCCACGCCATGCTGCCCTCTTTGCCTGACTACATTCAGGACTACTATCACAGTCAAAAAGCAATTCCGATTGCTGACTCTACCCTTTACCAGTATCTGCATTTTTATCAGGAGTTTCTTGACTGGCTGATCGCTAGCGGCGTGACGACCGCCACTTCCCCGCAATCTGTGCCGCTTGAAACACTGGAGCACCTTTCTTTACGCGATGCGCAGGCTTTTATGGCTTATCTGCTAGAGCGGCCTTCCAAAACGCATCCAAATAAACGGATGACGCGGCGTAGTGTTGCCTTGCGATTAGTGGGCATCAAGGCGCTTTATCGATTTTTGACCGAGGAAAGTGAACCGCATGAAGACGGTGAGCCTTACTTTTACCGCAATGTCTGGAATAAGGTTAAATTAAAAACCCACGCCGAGACGACGGCTTATCGCAATCACAAATTGCAGGAAATGCTGTTTGTGGACGGTGAAGATGCTAAGTTTTTGCATTGGCTGGATCAGGTTTATGCCCATCAGCTACCTTCGAAGCAACGGGCTTACTTTAATGCAGCCAAACAGCGCAACTTGGCGATTATTGCGTTGCTGTTTGGGTCTGGTGTGCGTGTGAGTGAGTTGGTCAATATGAATCTGGAAGATTTGAATATGGACCGACACACGGTGCAGGTTGTGCGCAAAGGCAATTTTCAGGATCGGGTGAATTTTGCGGACTGGATTGACCCCTATCTCACCGCGTATTTACAACAACGTGCGGCCATTATTGGCTATCAAAAGCCGACCTCGCCGCTGTTTGTAACGCAGGTTGGTCAAACTGTGAAGCGGATTCGCCAAAATACGATCGAGGCTTTTTTTAAACGTTACACGACGGCTTATGGTCGACCATCCACACCGCATAAAGCGCGGCATACGTTAGGGACGAATATTTATACGGTGACCAAGGATGTGCAACAAGTGGCCGATCAGCTTGGGCAGACGACCACAAGTGCGACTGATCTTTACATTAACCTAAGCGATAAACGTGGAAAAGCCGCGCTGCGTGAGGTTTCTGAAACAGCAGCCAAGGCGTTGGATCGGCACACCCAACAACCGCATGAAAACTAG
- a CDS encoding IS30 family transposase, whose amino-acid sequence MQKQDSTHRQKGQHLTSLERGKVAGFRQAGKSNRWIAAEIGVCPQTINNEIKRGTVDQVKKSNGKRVYHRQYLPEAAQARYETARLSCHRPDKFASVQVFLAWYVQRAKQDKWSPDASFGYAKRHKLFTPEELVCASTLYQYIDDQRLEIRNIDLLEKTKRKTSHQHHTKAKRLAGRSIEERPKVVERRRQFGHWEMDTIVGKRNGKESVILTLIERKTRCQLLRLIEGRDADSVSYALRGIKREWGACIKTITADNGPEFTALNTAFAGTETEIFYAHPYTSCDRGTNEAHNRMIRQDFPKGMSLDDISPSQVQATQDRLNQLPRKQQGYCTPQQNFEAEARRVRRMAQ is encoded by the coding sequence ATGCAGAAACAGGATAGCACACACCGCCAAAAAGGTCAGCACTTAACATCACTCGAGCGCGGAAAAGTGGCCGGATTCCGCCAAGCTGGGAAGTCCAATCGTTGGATTGCTGCTGAAATTGGCGTCTGCCCGCAGACCATTAATAATGAAATCAAGCGAGGTACAGTAGATCAGGTCAAGAAGAGTAATGGCAAGCGCGTCTACCATCGACAATACCTGCCAGAGGCTGCTCAGGCTCGTTACGAGACTGCACGCTTGAGCTGCCATCGTCCTGACAAGTTCGCCAGCGTACAGGTCTTCTTAGCCTGGTACGTACAGCGAGCTAAGCAGGACAAATGGTCGCCGGATGCTTCATTCGGCTATGCCAAGCGACACAAGCTGTTTACTCCTGAAGAGCTTGTTTGTGCCTCGACTTTGTACCAGTACATTGACGACCAACGCCTAGAGATTCGAAATATCGACCTGTTGGAGAAGACTAAGCGGAAGACCTCTCACCAGCACCACACCAAGGCTAAGCGCCTGGCTGGCCGCAGTATCGAGGAACGGCCTAAGGTCGTTGAACGACGCAGGCAGTTCGGTCACTGGGAGATGGATACCATTGTCGGTAAACGCAATGGCAAGGAGAGCGTCATCTTGACTCTGATTGAGCGCAAGACCCGTTGCCAACTTCTCCGCTTGATCGAAGGACGAGATGCAGACTCTGTGAGCTATGCATTGCGTGGAATCAAGCGCGAATGGGGAGCTTGCATCAAGACCATCACAGCCGACAACGGACCCGAGTTCACCGCCTTAAATACTGCTTTTGCTGGGACGGAAACTGAGATCTTCTACGCCCATCCTTACACGTCCTGCGACCGTGGCACCAACGAGGCACATAACCGGATGATCCGCCAGGACTTCCCTAAGGGCATGTCCCTAGATGACATTAGCCCTAGTCAAGTGCAGGCCACGCAAGACCGCTTGAATCAGTTGCCTCGCAAACAACAGGGCTACTGCACACCCCAGCAAAACTTTGAGGCCGAAGCTCGGCGCGTTCGCCGCATGGCCCAGTAG
- a CDS encoding LysR family transcriptional regulator, with amino-acid sequence MVLNDWLTCSCNLRIFSSKTLTYFLQLAETMNYTQSAQLLGITQPALTQQIKKLERTVGAPLFYSVGKKLHLSDAGQTMLKATHEIYEILNQTTDEIQQTTSATVGKINIGLLSSIEDSAFNAFIAHYYDLNPEVEITLRMMTRHEIWEALENNQVDLAIMNLPDETIKNWKPYASKKILDEQLLFLHHDDSLANRKRLHFKDTLAEPWVTYPDDYFLGQMLHEAYKNQMVDFPHVVAHFTTPYQLTQFVNHTGVNTALPTSFVTAHADQIKAHAVSFEPAIRFETSFVYRKEKADIPRIANFFKTFDAYLAEKDYLSRVGENSGKIER; translated from the coding sequence ATTGTCCTCAACGACTGGCTAACTTGTTCTTGCAATTTACGCATTTTTTCCTCCAAGACTCTCACGTATTTTCTGCAACTCGCAGAAACGATGAACTATACCCAGTCTGCTCAGCTGTTGGGCATTACCCAGCCCGCTTTAACGCAGCAAATTAAGAAGCTGGAGCGGACGGTGGGAGCACCGCTGTTCTATTCTGTCGGGAAAAAACTGCATTTGTCGGATGCCGGTCAGACGATGTTGAAGGCAACACACGAGATTTATGAGATTCTGAATCAGACGACCGACGAGATTCAGCAAACTACCAGCGCCACTGTGGGTAAAATTAATATTGGGCTATTGAGTTCGATTGAAGACAGCGCCTTTAACGCTTTCATTGCCCATTACTATGATTTGAATCCCGAAGTTGAAATTACTTTGCGGATGATGACACGCCACGAAATATGGGAAGCACTAGAAAACAATCAGGTTGATTTGGCGATTATGAATCTACCTGACGAGACGATCAAGAACTGGAAACCATATGCCAGCAAGAAAATTCTCGATGAGCAGTTGCTGTTCTTACATCATGACGATTCGTTGGCAAACCGTAAGCGCCTTCATTTTAAAGATACGCTTGCTGAACCATGGGTTACTTATCCGGATGATTATTTCCTGGGGCAGATGCTTCACGAAGCCTACAAGAATCAGATGGTTGATTTTCCGCATGTGGTGGCGCACTTTACCACGCCATATCAACTTACGCAGTTTGTTAATCACACCGGCGTGAATACTGCCTTGCCGACGAGTTTTGTGACGGCCCACGCTGATCAAATCAAAGCCCATGCTGTTTCATTCGAACCGGCCATTCGCTTTGAGACCTCGTTCGTCTATCGCAAAGAAAAGGCCGACATTCCGCGGATTGCGAACTTTTTTAAGACATTTGATGCTTATCTGGCGGAAAAAGATTATCTGTCGCGGGTCGGCGAAAACAGTGGTAAGATTGAAAGGTAA
- a CDS encoding manganese-dependent inorganic pyrophosphatase translates to MTTLIFGHQNPDTDAITSAMSWAEFQKQAGNTDVEAVALGEPNDETKFVLDHFKVQAPRVIKTAANETDTVMLVDHNEFQQSVADIEDVQIASVVDHHRIANFHTAAPLFYRAEPVGSTNTVIFELFQEHGYTISPALAGLMASGLISDTLLLKSPTATDKDKKILPEMAKIAGIDLQSYGLAMLKAGTNLAAKSDMDIIEGDAKSFTMGGKSIRIGQVNTVDLDDIYARQDDLLNAMTKEAQAKGYDDFLLIATDILNSNSTGFAVGADRDKVAAAFNEKFDTNARLALPGVVSRKKQVVPPMQKAFEG, encoded by the coding sequence ATGACGACTTTGATTTTTGGACATCAAAACCCAGATACGGATGCGATTACCAGTGCCATGAGCTGGGCCGAGTTTCAAAAGCAGGCTGGCAACACAGATGTTGAAGCAGTAGCACTCGGTGAACCAAATGACGAGACTAAGTTTGTCTTGGATCATTTCAAGGTTCAAGCACCGCGTGTCATTAAAACCGCAGCAAATGAAACCGACACTGTGATGCTGGTAGATCATAACGAATTTCAGCAGAGTGTTGCTGATATCGAGGACGTGCAGATTGCGTCAGTGGTTGATCATCACCGGATTGCGAACTTCCACACCGCTGCACCGCTGTTCTATCGCGCAGAACCGGTTGGCAGCACGAATACCGTGATCTTTGAATTGTTCCAGGAGCACGGCTACACGATCTCACCAGCATTAGCTGGATTGATGGCGTCAGGGCTGATCTCAGACACCTTGTTGCTGAAATCACCAACTGCCACGGACAAGGATAAAAAGATTCTGCCTGAAATGGCTAAAATTGCGGGGATTGATTTGCAATCGTACGGTTTAGCCATGCTGAAGGCTGGCACTAATTTGGCTGCTAAGTCTGATATGGATATTATCGAAGGCGACGCCAAGAGCTTCACAATGGGCGGCAAGTCGATCCGGATCGGTCAGGTCAATACCGTCGATCTGGATGACATCTATGCGCGTCAGGATGATCTGTTGAACGCCATGACCAAAGAAGCACAAGCGAAAGGCTATGACGATTTTCTTCTGATCGCAACGGATATTTTGAACAGCAACTCAACTGGCTTTGCTGTTGGTGCTGACCGCGATAAAGTAGCGGCAGCATTTAACGAAAAGTTCGATACGAACGCTCGTTTGGCATTGCCAGGGGTGGTTTCGCGTAAGAAGCAAGTCGTACCGCCGATGCAAAAAGCATTTGAAGGTTAA